In Cololabis saira isolate AMF1-May2022 chromosome 10, fColSai1.1, whole genome shotgun sequence, a single window of DNA contains:
- the LOC133451728 gene encoding homeobox protein Ht-En-like — protein sequence MANPETKRDSSPPSTAGSGRFLSRSSSTCGFGRLVSEADLVARIHATGPRSRKLKRDPVPPREDKRPRTAFTAEQLQRLRGEFQKNQYLTETRRQSLARDLNLNRSQIKIWFQNKRAKIKKEAGSRNSLAAQLMEQGLYDHSTAKGGPSDSD from the exons ATGGCGAACCCCGAAACAAAGCGCGACTCTTCGCCCCCGTCCACTGCGGGTTCCGGTCGGTTCCTGTCTCGTTCCTCATCCACCTGTGGCTTTGGCCGGCTCGTGTCAGAAGCGGATCTTGTGGCAAGAATTCATGCAACTG GTCCCAGATCCCGTAAATTGAAGAGAGACCCGGTCCCCCCCCGGGAGGACAAGCGTCCCCGGACGGCCTTCACGGCCGAGCAGCTGCAGCGGCTCCGGGGAGAGTTCCAGAAGAACCAGTACCTGACAGAGACGCGGCGCCAGAGTCTGGCCCgggacctgaacctgaaccggAGCCAGATCAAGATCTGGTTCCAGAACAAGCGGGCCAAGATCAAGAAGGAAGCAGGGAGTAGGAACTCTCTGGCTGCCCAACTGATGGAGCAAGGACTCTACGACCATTCTACCGCCAAGGGGGGCCCCTCGGACTCAGACTAG